Proteins from one Vicia villosa cultivar HV-30 ecotype Madison, WI unplaced genomic scaffold, Vvil1.0 ctg.001865F_1_1, whole genome shotgun sequence genomic window:
- the LOC131636949 gene encoding uncharacterized protein LOC131636949: MEVRMEIDELKSGMIKLSEMMQVQKPPSTWPEFWLPENFSPTYVNASLVGQTSRKVFQPPVFSEPPPVVNTTAQAVPARYDNPLYDYYSVGSRSVSQGDCGEVEEVREQYQELEKRIRAMEGSNFFSVNVDNMGLVSNLVMPSKFKVPEFEKYKGHTCPRSHLTMYYRKMTAYTNNQNLLIHCFQDSLSGASLKWYMSLEKGCVQNFQDLANAFMKQYKYNLDMALDRHQLQNMAQKEKESFKEYAQRWRELTSQVEPPLSEKELTSLFMDTISPFFWEKMIGSVSSNFTDLKPFGGFQKKKEGETSAIERPRQRAQHYDQPQVAAIQVPHQNTGQNQNHTARPRTEFDPIPMTYTEFYPHLVQLGLITTRSFTPRDPPPAVFRDDLHCEFHQGAAGHDLEHCYTFKARVQDLVRGKLIDFTARTPNVVNNPFQFLTSEASIKVRLSPKAKCFRQDNSSLLLIGH, from the exons ATGGaagtcagaatggaaattgatgagttgaaatcaGGAATGATTAAGCTTAGTGAGATGATGCAA GTTCAGAAGCCACCTTCTACTTGGCCAGAGTTTTGGTTACCTGAGAACTTCTCTCCAACATATGTCAATGCTTCTCTGGTGGGTCAAACTTCGAGGAAGGTATTTCAACCTCCAGTCTTTTCTGAACCTCCACCTGTTGTTAATACTACTGCTCAAGCTGTTCCAGCTCGTTATGACAATCCTCTCTATGATTACTATTCTGTTGGTTCTCGAAGTGTTAGTCAAGGAGATTGTGGTGAAGTTGAAGAAGTCCGTGAGCAATATCAGGAATTGGAAAAGAGAATAAGAGCTATGGAGGGAAGCAATTTCTTTAGTGTGAATGTTGATAATATGGGCCTTGTTTCAAATCTTGTCATGCCttccaagttcaaagttcctgagtttgagaagtataaggggcATACTTGTCCAAGGAGCCATTTGACCATGTATTACCGGAAGATGACTGCTTATACCAACAACCAGAATTTActcattcattgctttcaagatagtttAAGTGGTGCTTCGTTGAAGTGGTACATGAGTTTGGAAAAGGGTTGTGTTCAAAATTTCCAAGATTTAGCTAATGCATTCATGAAACAGTACAAGTATAACCTGGATATGGCACTTGACCGTCATCAACTTCAAAACATGGCTCAGAAGGAGaaggaatctttcaaagaatatgctcaacgttggagagaattgACTTCCCAAGTTGAACCACCTTTGTCTGAGAAGGAATTGACTAGCTTGTTCATGGATACTATATCTCCTTtcttttgggagaagatgattggaagcgtGTCTTCAAACTTTACTGATTTG AAACCTTTTGGGggcttccaaaagaagaaagaaggtgaaaccAGTGCTATTGAAAGACCTCGACAGAGAGCTCAACATTATGATCAACCGCAGGTAGCTGCTATCCAAGTTCCTCATCAAAACACCGGTCAGAATCAGAATCATACTGCAAGGCCTAGAACAGAGTTTGATCCTATTCCAATGACTTATACTGAATTTTATCCTCACTTGGTCCAACTAGGCTTGATTACCACAAGGTCTTTTACTCCTCGAGATCCTCCTCCTGCTGTATTCAGGGATGATCTTCACTGTGAGTTCCATCAGGGAGCTGCTGGTCATGATTTAGAGCATTGTTACACATTTAAGGCTAGAGTGCAAGATTTGGTTAGGGGAAAATTGATAGATTTCACAGCTCGTACTCCAAATGTTGTCAACAATCCTTTTCAGTTCCTAACAAGTGAAGCTTCAATCAAAGTCAGATTatctcctaaagccaagtgtttcagacaggacaACTCATCCTTGTTGTTGATTggtcactag